Proteins co-encoded in one Kutzneria chonburiensis genomic window:
- a CDS encoding non-ribosomal peptide synthetase: MIPLSHAQRRLWFLHRLEGPSATYNIPLVLRMSGPLDVPALRSALNDVVQRHSSLRTVYPEVEGNPVQSVVDVSVSLEAQPVSNVTAAMEAAARHKFDLLAETPLRASLFRVAPERHVLMLVMHHIVADGWSMGPLCNDLSFAYTARVAGSEPAFEPLPVQYTDYTLWKAEVLGSEDDPDSLLTEQLSFWRRQLVDLPELLQLPLDKSRPATASYRGATLDFTIPADVQGRLAELAKRTDTTVFMVAQAALATLLGRLGGDVDVPIGTPVAGRDDEALDDLVGFFINTVVLRNDLSGDPLFVELLDRVRQTNLAAFDHQDVAFDRLVELLNPTRSLGHHPLFQVALTFEKPGELTASLPGLDVSVELIGAGAAKFDLSFSMQETAVGLVCDLDYAVDLFTPAGAQTLVDRFVALLTAVADNADVRLSALPLLTAAEERDLAAWNDTIRAVPDGSVLSRFAEQVARTPDAVAVVDALTYRELDLRANRLAHRLIAAGVGVETPVAVLMDRSVDLIVAELAVLKAGGVYVPLHASYPSSRMRWVIEETGAPVLLVDRPSGLDGVVEILATDLTSDDSDPGVTVDPRQLAYVMYTSGSTGNPKGVAITHEDIVALADDHCWHGEAQRRVLVHSSHAFDAATYEVWVPLLAGHSVVVAPAGQVDMSALASLLVSERITSVFLTTALFNVIAEEQPLAFAGVHEVWTGGELASPAAMRRVMDLCPTTTVVHVYGPTETTTFATYLRLSPDFAGVPPIGRAMDNMQAAVLDQHLQPVPPGVVGELYLSGAGLARGYWNRPALTAERFVAVAGGRRMYRTGDLVRWTADGQIEFVGRGDGQVKIRGFRIELGEIEAVLAGHAAISQVSVTTYEHAAGDRRVVAYYVGSPVADADLRAHVAAALPEYMVPAAFMPLDVLPLNSNGKVDRKALPAPVFTTVSSRAAASGTESSLLGLFAEVLGTEVGVEDNFFDLGGHSLLATKLVNRIRTAFDVDVPIRALFEDPTVAGLAARVDASVGAKPTLVRGKRPERLPLSFAQQRLWFLHKLEGPSATYNIPLALHLSGSLDVEALRLALADLTARHEPLRTVFREVDGEVSQVILDAYEPELVDDPAPERYAFDLTAEVPLRVSLVSQGSEHVVTLVMHHIAADGWSFAPLVRDLSEAYGARLGGNVPEWRPLPVQYADYALWQRKLPVDEQLDFWAGQLAGAPELLELPLDRPRGPAASFVGSTVTEHIDAGLHAELVKLARANGTTLFMVIQAALGTLLNALGGGTDIPLGTVVAGRSDETLDELIGFFVNTVVLRTDLSGNPTFGELLTRVRDTDLAAFANQDVPFELVVERVNPARSLAHHPLFQVMVILQGTDAGTVEMPGLTGTVEDLDTGVAKFDLSFNLRESADGIECSLEYATDLFDAATAQNLLSRLVTVLRAVAADPSARIGSHQVLNATERQRAVVEWNASAEEVPQLTVPELFAVRVDENSRARALIFEGTELSYGELDRRANQLARLLIERHVGPESFVAVALPRSIDMVVTLLAVHKAGGAYLPIDPTYPADRIAYMLEDCGPVLTIDQPLDASAFDDGPLDARAGLTNSAYVIYTSGSTGRPKGVVVTHAGVASLLTQQMRAFEVGVGSRVLQFAALSFDAAAWELCMGLLSGACVVLAPQERVMPGAPLAELVAETEVTHVTLPPTALAELPDLPSVTTLVVAGEACSPALLGQWSQGRRMINAYGPTETTVCATMSAPVSGEVVAPIGRPIVNAQVYVLDAYLRPVAPGVVGELYVAGAGLARGYLHRSALSAERFVANPFGAPGTRMYRTGDLARWTADGQLDYLGRADHQVKLRGFRIELGEIENVLEHQDTVEQATVVVRDDRIVAYVVGTPDPAAARELLPEYMVPAAYVRLDALPLLPNGKIDRKALPAPDFTAGAGRAPRTPVRKSSVDCSPPC; this comes from the coding sequence GTGATTCCGCTGTCCCACGCCCAGCGGCGGCTGTGGTTCCTGCACCGCCTTGAGGGCCCGAGCGCCACGTACAACATTCCCTTGGTGCTGCGCATGTCCGGTCCGCTGGATGTGCCGGCGCTGCGGTCCGCGCTGAACGACGTCGTGCAACGGCACTCGTCGTTGCGGACTGTTTACCCTGAGGTAGAAGGCAATCCCGTTCAGTCCGTTGTGGACGTATCGGTCTCGCTTGAGGCGCAGCCTGTGTCGAACGTGACGGCGGCGATGGAAGCCGCCGCCCGGCACAAGTTCGATCTGCTGGCCGAGACTCCGTTGCGGGCCAGCCTGTTCCGGGTCGCACCCGAGCGGCACGTGCTGATGCTCGTGATGCACCACATCGTGGCCGACGGCTGGTCCATGGGCCCGCTGTGCAACGACCTGTCTTTCGCTTACACGGCACGGGTTGCCGGCAGCGAGCCGGCGTTCGAGCCGTTGCCGGTGCAGTACACGGACTACACGCTGTGGAAGGCCGAGGTGCTCGGGTCCGAGGACGACCCGGACAGCCTGCTCACCGAACAGCTTTCCTTCTGGCGCAGGCAGTTGGTCGACCTGCCGGAGCTGCTCCAGCTGCCGCTGGACAAGTCGCGCCCGGCGACGGCGTCCTACCGGGGCGCGACGCTCGACTTCACGATCCCGGCTGACGTGCAAGGTCGGTTGGCGGAGCTGGCCAAGCGGACCGACACCACGGTGTTCATGGTCGCCCAGGCCGCGTTGGCGACGCTGCTCGGGCGGCTGGGCGGCGATGTCGACGTGCCGATCGGGACGCCGGTCGCCGGCCGTGACGACGAGGCCCTTGACGACCTCGTCGGGTTCTTCATCAACACGGTCGTGCTGCGCAACGACCTGTCCGGTGATCCGCTGTTCGTCGAGCTGCTGGACCGGGTGCGGCAGACCAACCTGGCCGCGTTCGACCACCAGGACGTTGCCTTCGACCGGCTGGTCGAGCTGCTCAACCCGACGCGGTCGCTGGGCCACCACCCTCTGTTCCAGGTGGCGCTGACGTTCGAGAAGCCGGGCGAGCTGACCGCGTCGCTGCCGGGGCTTGACGTGTCGGTGGAGCTGATCGGGGCCGGCGCGGCCAAGTTCGACCTGTCGTTCAGCATGCAGGAGACCGCCGTCGGGCTGGTCTGCGACCTGGACTACGCCGTCGACCTGTTCACCCCGGCCGGCGCTCAGACTTTGGTCGATCGCTTCGTCGCCCTCCTCACGGCTGTCGCTGACAACGCGGACGTGCGTCTGAGCGCGTTGCCGCTGCTGACGGCCGCGGAGGAGCGGGACCTCGCGGCGTGGAACGACACGATCCGCGCTGTACCGGACGGTTCAGTTCTGAGCCGGTTCGCCGAGCAGGTCGCCCGGACTCCCGACGCGGTGGCCGTGGTCGACGCCTTGACCTACCGTGAGCTGGACCTTCGGGCCAACCGGTTGGCGCACAGGCTGATCGCTGCCGGGGTCGGGGTCGAGACGCCGGTCGCGGTGCTGATGGACCGTTCGGTGGACCTGATCGTCGCCGAGCTGGCCGTGCTGAAGGCCGGCGGCGTGTACGTGCCGCTGCACGCGAGCTACCCGTCGTCGCGGATGCGCTGGGTCATCGAGGAAACCGGCGCACCGGTGCTGCTGGTCGACCGTCCGTCCGGTTTGGACGGTGTGGTGGAGATCCTCGCCACCGATCTGACTTCCGACGACTCCGACCCGGGTGTCACGGTCGATCCGCGGCAGCTGGCCTACGTCATGTACACCTCGGGTTCCACCGGCAACCCCAAGGGCGTGGCCATCACCCACGAGGACATCGTGGCGCTGGCCGATGATCATTGCTGGCACGGCGAGGCGCAGCGGCGGGTGCTCGTGCACTCTTCGCACGCCTTCGACGCCGCCACCTACGAGGTCTGGGTGCCACTGCTGGCCGGCCACTCGGTGGTCGTCGCCCCCGCCGGCCAGGTCGACATGTCCGCGCTGGCTTCGTTGCTGGTGTCGGAGCGGATCACCAGCGTGTTCCTGACGACCGCGCTGTTCAACGTGATCGCCGAGGAGCAGCCGCTGGCCTTCGCCGGCGTGCACGAGGTGTGGACCGGCGGCGAACTCGCCTCCCCGGCGGCCATGCGCCGCGTGATGGACCTGTGCCCGACAACAACTGTTGTCCACGTCTACGGGCCGACCGAGACCACCACCTTCGCCACCTACCTGCGCCTGTCCCCCGACTTCGCCGGCGTGCCGCCGATCGGCCGGGCCATGGACAACATGCAGGCCGCGGTACTGGACCAGCACCTCCAGCCGGTGCCGCCCGGTGTGGTCGGCGAGCTCTACCTCAGCGGCGCCGGGCTCGCCCGCGGCTACTGGAACCGCCCGGCCCTCACCGCCGAGCGCTTCGTCGCCGTCGCCGGCGGCCGTCGCATGTACCGCACCGGCGACCTCGTCCGCTGGACCGCCGACGGCCAGATCGAGTTCGTCGGCCGTGGCGACGGGCAGGTCAAGATCCGCGGCTTCCGCATCGAGCTCGGCGAGATCGAGGCCGTGCTGGCCGGGCATGCCGCCATCAGCCAGGTTTCCGTCACCACCTACGAGCACGCCGCCGGCGACCGCCGCGTCGTCGCCTACTACGTGGGCTCCCCCGTCGCCGACGCCGACCTCCGTGCCCACGTCGCCGCCGCGCTGCCCGAGTACATGGTGCCCGCCGCATTCATGCCTCTCGACGTGCTGCCTCTGAACTCCAACGGCAAGGTCGACCGCAAGGCCCTGCCCGCCCCGGTCTTCACCACCGTCTCCTCCCGCGCCGCCGCTTCCGGCACCGAGTCGTCACTGCTCGGCCTGTTCGCCGAGGTCCTGGGCACGGAGGTCGGCGTCGAGGACAACTTCTTCGACCTCGGCGGCCATTCCCTGCTGGCGACCAAGCTGGTCAACCGCATCCGGACCGCGTTCGATGTCGATGTCCCGATCCGGGCCCTGTTCGAGGACCCGACGGTCGCCGGCCTCGCCGCGCGGGTGGACGCCTCCGTCGGTGCCAAGCCAACCCTGGTGCGGGGCAAGCGTCCCGAGCGACTCCCGCTTTCCTTTGCGCAGCAACGCCTGTGGTTCCTGCACAAGCTCGAAGGTCCCAGCGCCACGTACAACATTCCCCTGGCGCTGCACCTGTCCGGGTCGCTCGATGTCGAGGCGCTGCGGCTGGCGCTGGCCGACCTGACCGCCCGCCACGAGCCGCTGCGGACCGTGTTCCGCGAGGTCGACGGCGAAGTCAGCCAGGTCATCCTCGATGCCTACGAGCCGGAGCTGGTCGACGACCCCGCGCCGGAGCGATATGCCTTCGATCTGACTGCCGAGGTCCCGCTGCGGGTTTCGCTTGTGTCGCAGGGGTCTGAGCACGTGGTCACGCTGGTGATGCATCACATCGCGGCCGATGGCTGGTCGTTCGCGCCGCTGGTGCGTGACCTGTCCGAGGCCTATGGGGCCCGACTCGGCGGCAACGTCCCGGAGTGGCGGCCGCTGCCGGTGCAGTATGCGGATTACGCCCTGTGGCAACGAAAGCTGCCGGTGGACGAGCAGCTGGACTTCTGGGCGGGGCAGCTGGCCGGTGCGCCGGAACTGCTGGAACTGCCGCTGGACCGGCCGCGTGGACCGGCGGCGAGCTTCGTCGGCTCGACGGTTACGGAGCACATCGACGCCGGCCTGCACGCAGAGCTGGTGAAACTGGCGCGTGCCAACGGAACCACGCTGTTCATGGTGATACAGGCGGCCCTGGGAACCCTGCTCAATGCCCTCGGCGGCGGCACCGACATCCCGCTGGGCACGGTGGTCGCCGGCCGGTCCGATGAGACGCTGGACGAGCTGATCGGCTTCTTCGTCAACACGGTCGTGCTGCGCACCGACCTGAGCGGCAACCCGACGTTCGGCGAGCTGCTGACCCGCGTCCGTGACACCGACCTGGCGGCCTTCGCGAACCAGGATGTGCCGTTCGAGCTGGTCGTCGAGCGGGTCAACCCGGCGCGCTCGCTGGCCCATCACCCGCTGTTCCAGGTGATGGTCATCCTCCAGGGCACCGACGCCGGCACGGTCGAGATGCCGGGCCTCACCGGCACGGTCGAGGATCTCGACACCGGCGTGGCCAAGTTCGACCTGTCGTTCAACCTGCGTGAATCGGCCGACGGCATCGAGTGCAGTCTCGAGTACGCCACCGATCTGTTCGACGCCGCCACGGCGCAGAACCTGTTGTCCCGCTTGGTGACCGTGCTCCGGGCGGTCGCCGCCGACCCCTCGGCCCGTATCGGCTCACACCAGGTGTTGAACGCCACTGAACGCCAGCGTGCAGTGGTCGAGTGGAACGCGTCGGCGGAGGAGGTTCCCCAGCTCACCGTGCCCGAGCTCTTCGCTGTTCGGGTCGATGAGAACTCCCGCGCCCGGGCGCTCATCTTCGAGGGCACGGAGTTGAGCTACGGCGAGCTCGACCGGCGCGCCAACCAGCTCGCCCGGCTGCTCATCGAGAGGCATGTCGGCCCGGAGAGCTTTGTCGCAGTGGCCCTTCCCCGGTCCATCGACATGGTCGTGACGTTGCTGGCCGTGCACAAGGCGGGCGGAGCGTACCTGCCGATCGACCCGACGTACCCGGCCGACCGCATCGCCTACATGCTCGAAGACTGCGGCCCGGTTCTCACGATCGACCAGCCGCTCGACGCTTCAGCCTTCGACGACGGCCCGCTGGACGCCCGCGCAGGACTCACGAACTCGGCCTATGTCATCTACACCTCGGGTTCGACCGGCCGCCCCAAGGGCGTCGTCGTCACGCACGCCGGTGTCGCCAGCCTGCTGACGCAGCAGATGCGGGCCTTCGAAGTCGGTGTCGGCAGCCGAGTCCTCCAGTTCGCGGCGCTCAGCTTCGACGCTGCCGCGTGGGAACTGTGCATGGGTCTGCTCTCCGGCGCCTGTGTCGTGCTGGCCCCGCAGGAGCGGGTGATGCCCGGTGCACCGCTGGCCGAGCTGGTCGCCGAGACCGAAGTAACGCATGTGACGTTACCGCCGACCGCCCTGGCCGAGCTCCCGGACCTGCCCTCCGTGACAACACTTGTTGTCGCCGGCGAGGCCTGCTCACCGGCCTTGCTCGGCCAGTGGTCCCAGGGCCGTCGCATGATCAACGCCTACGGTCCGACCGAGACCACGGTGTGCGCCACCATGAGCGCGCCGGTCAGCGGCGAGGTCGTGGCCCCGATCGGCCGCCCGATCGTCAACGCCCAGGTGTACGTCCTGGACGCCTACCTGCGGCCGGTCGCCCCCGGCGTCGTCGGCGAGCTGTACGTGGCGGGCGCGGGCCTCGCTCGCGGCTACCTGCACCGCTCCGCGTTGTCGGCGGAACGCTTCGTCGCCAACCCCTTCGGCGCGCCCGGCACTCGCATGTACCGCACCGGCGACCTTGCCCGCTGGACCGCCGACGGCCAGCTCGACTACCTCGGCCGCGCCGATCACCAGGTCAAGCTGCGCGGCTTCCGCATCGAGCTCGGCGAGATCGAGAACGTCCTCGAACACCAGGACACCGTCGAGCAGGCAACGGTTGTCGTCCGTGACGACCGCATCGTGGCCTACGTGGTCGGCACGCCCGATCCCGCCGCCGCCCGCGAACTGCTGCCCGAGTACATGGTGCCGGCCGCCTACGTGCGGCTCGACGCGCTGCCGCTGCTGCCCAACGGCAAGATCGACCGCAAGGCCCTGCCCGCCCCCGACTTCACGGCCGGCGCCGGCCGTGCCCCGCGCACCCCCGTGAGGAAGTCCTCTGTGGACTGTTCGCCGCCGTGCTGA